A single Lysinibacter sp. HNR DNA region contains:
- a CDS encoding 5-(carboxyamino)imidazole ribonucleotide synthase, translated as MPQTIGVIGGGQLARMMIPPAINTGLGIHVLAEEPGMSASLAATRVGDYRNLETVASFAATVDVVTFDHEHVPQPILRELVHRGYHVHPGPDALLYAQDKILMREKLTELGLPVPSWARVSDQKALARFLESHGGRGVLKTARGGYDGKGVRVISDASEAADWFTTLAEDGRGGELLVEELVDFRRELAQLIARRPSGESATWAVVETIQKDGVCAEVLAPAPGSEGEVARVAADIARRIADALGVTGVLAVELFETTDNRILVNELAMRPHNSGHWTIEGSVTSQFEQHLRAVADLPLGSTELRSPHTVMVNVLGGPAEGTMEDLYPEAFTRYPNAKIHSYGKLPRRGRKVGHVTVTGDDMTTVTHTARSAAAVFGDIRETE; from the coding sequence ATGCCACAAACTATCGGTGTAATCGGCGGCGGGCAGCTGGCTCGAATGATGATCCCCCCGGCAATCAATACCGGCCTGGGCATCCATGTGCTCGCGGAAGAACCCGGCATGTCGGCGTCACTCGCGGCCACTCGGGTGGGTGACTACCGTAACCTCGAGACCGTCGCCTCTTTTGCTGCAACGGTTGATGTGGTCACGTTTGATCACGAACACGTTCCACAACCAATCCTTCGCGAACTAGTCCACCGGGGATATCACGTGCATCCCGGGCCGGACGCCCTTCTCTACGCACAGGACAAAATCCTCATGCGTGAAAAACTCACCGAGCTGGGACTGCCAGTACCCTCCTGGGCGCGGGTGAGTGATCAGAAAGCTCTGGCCCGCTTCCTTGAGAGCCACGGTGGTCGCGGTGTTCTGAAGACCGCCCGGGGTGGCTATGACGGCAAAGGCGTCCGGGTGATCTCCGATGCTTCCGAGGCCGCAGACTGGTTTACCACGCTTGCCGAGGACGGCAGGGGTGGTGAGCTTCTTGTGGAAGAACTCGTCGATTTCCGCCGCGAACTCGCACAGCTCATCGCCCGACGACCCAGCGGAGAAAGTGCAACCTGGGCTGTTGTGGAGACAATACAAAAAGACGGTGTGTGTGCGGAGGTTTTGGCTCCCGCACCCGGCTCCGAGGGCGAGGTTGCCCGGGTGGCAGCCGACATTGCCCGACGCATCGCAGACGCTCTCGGGGTTACCGGGGTGCTCGCTGTTGAGCTTTTTGAAACCACCGATAATCGTATTCTCGTGAATGAGTTGGCGATGCGACCCCACAATAGTGGGCACTGGACAATTGAGGGCTCCGTGACAAGTCAGTTCGAGCAGCATCTGCGCGCGGTCGCCGATTTACCGCTCGGCTCCACAGAGCTTCGCAGCCCACACACCGTGATGGTTAATGTGCTGGGTGGTCCCGCGGAGGGCACTATGGAAGATCTCTACCCTGAGGCCTTTACCCGGTATCCCAACGCAAAAATACACAGCTACGGTAAGCTTCCTCGTCGTGGCCGCAAAGTGGGTCATGTGACGGTTACCGGTGACGATATGACGACGGTGACCCACACCGCCCGCTCAGCCGCGGCCGTCTTTGGGGACATTCGCGAAACCGAGTAG
- a CDS encoding ABC transporter permease, with the protein MRFSDTLKMASSGMWRNKSRTILTIVAIFVAAFTITATTAIGAGVSAYIDKQISGFGATNAIVVTAQADTSGDGPAKYDPNAQEMFGRSLVTLTEDDITKISQVKDVTSVTPVQTGSPSFIQSSGEKFSLRTQPLLKGQNVDTVAGVEPQSGASPEIIISVPYVKALGFASDQDAVGKTVTLGVSNPLTEIETFTATVSGVMNDSLLSGGQLFVNDTFQKRVTEIVQQDLPASAINRFPTAIAYASSSDPEVLTQVKKGLEDIGFSAQTLEDQIGVVKQIFDAITIVLTIFGVIALLAASLGVVNTLYMSVQDRTKEIGLMKASGLSSGKVFALFSFEAMLLGLWGSILGIVAAWGAGQGVNSLASRTFLKDLPGFDLMLYPVESMLIIVGVILLITFLAGTLPARRASRLDPINALRYE; encoded by the coding sequence ATGAGATTCTCAGACACGCTTAAAATGGCCTCCAGCGGTATGTGGAGGAACAAATCACGAACCATCCTGACGATCGTTGCTATTTTTGTCGCGGCATTTACCATTACTGCCACCACAGCGATTGGCGCCGGTGTGTCAGCGTATATTGATAAGCAGATTAGCGGGTTTGGTGCCACCAATGCGATTGTCGTGACGGCTCAGGCCGATACGTCAGGTGACGGGCCAGCAAAGTACGATCCCAATGCCCAGGAAATGTTTGGGCGTAGTCTTGTCACACTGACCGAGGACGATATCACCAAGATATCGCAGGTGAAAGACGTCACTTCAGTGACGCCTGTGCAAACGGGTTCCCCTTCCTTTATCCAGAGCAGCGGCGAGAAATTCTCCCTGAGAACTCAACCTCTTCTTAAAGGGCAGAACGTTGATACCGTTGCCGGTGTGGAGCCTCAAAGCGGGGCCTCGCCCGAAATTATTATTTCGGTTCCCTATGTGAAGGCGCTTGGATTTGCTAGTGATCAGGATGCCGTAGGCAAGACTGTTACGCTGGGCGTGAGTAATCCTCTGACGGAGATTGAGACCTTTACCGCAACAGTGAGCGGCGTGATGAACGACTCGCTTCTGAGCGGAGGGCAACTGTTTGTTAACGATACCTTTCAGAAGAGAGTGACCGAGATCGTCCAGCAGGATCTTCCTGCCTCCGCAATCAACCGTTTCCCAACAGCTATCGCGTATGCCAGCAGCAGCGATCCTGAGGTTCTCACCCAGGTAAAGAAGGGTCTTGAGGATATCGGCTTTTCTGCGCAGACCCTTGAGGATCAGATTGGAGTTGTCAAACAGATATTTGATGCTATTACCATCGTTCTCACGATATTTGGCGTTATTGCCCTATTAGCGGCAAGCCTTGGTGTTGTGAATACCCTGTACATGTCGGTGCAGGATCGAACTAAGGAAATTGGATTGATGAAGGCGAGCGGGCTTTCTTCGGGCAAGGTCTTTGCGCTCTTCAGCTTCGAAGCGATGCTTCTCGGGTTGTGGGGCAGCATCCTGGGAATTGTTGCGGCCTGGGGTGCGGGTCAGGGTGTAAACAGCCTAGCCTCCAGGACCTTCCTTAAGGATCTCCCGGGATTTGACCTGATGCTCTATCCGGTGGAGAGCATGCTCATCATCGTTGGGGTGATCCTGCTGATCACCTTCCTCGCGGGAACGCTACCCGCACGACGTGCCTCGCGCCTTGACCCCATCAACGCGCTGCGCTACGAATAA
- a CDS encoding biotin carboxylase N-terminal domain-containing protein, whose protein sequence is MPRISKVLVANRGEIAVRIIRAAADSGIASVAIYADQDRDSMHAQLADEAYALGGSTSAETYLVIEKILAVARRSGADAVHPGYGFLAENAEFARAVQKAGLTWIGPSPEAIEKLGDKVSARHIAEKVGAPLAAGTLNPVSGAAEVLDFVDQHGLPVAIKAAFGGGGRGLKVAYTRDEVENQFESATREAVAAFGRGECFVEKYLEKPRHVETQCLADSHGNVVVVSTRDCSLQRRHQKLVEEAPAPFLSNEQNAKLYEASKAILAEVGYVGAGTCEFLVALDGTVSFLEVNTRLQVEHPVSEEITGIDLVREQFRIAEGGVLDYEDPVAIGHSFEFRINGEDPGLGFLPAPGPVTQFKTGGGPGVRLDSGVTEGDVVTGAFDSLLAKIIVTGATREQALERARRALDEFEVAGLPTVLPFHRKIVREPAFVAADGNFGVYTLWIENEFHNDIEPWSGETGRVAAAPSRQNVVVEVAGRRVEVTLPTSLLPNADQGLTRGPAPRRKTGGSVTTATGNSVKAPMQATIVKTAVANGDRVVAGDLVVVLEAMKMEQPLTAHRDGVITNLSAVVGTTVSSGHVLLNIVED, encoded by the coding sequence ATGCCGCGTATTTCTAAGGTTCTAGTCGCCAATCGTGGCGAGATTGCCGTTCGTATCATCCGTGCCGCCGCCGACAGCGGAATAGCCTCTGTTGCTATCTACGCCGATCAGGATCGTGATTCCATGCACGCGCAGCTTGCTGACGAAGCATACGCCCTGGGAGGAAGCACCAGCGCCGAGACCTACCTGGTGATTGAGAAGATCCTAGCCGTAGCGCGCCGCTCGGGTGCCGATGCTGTCCACCCCGGCTACGGGTTCCTTGCCGAAAACGCAGAGTTCGCTCGCGCAGTACAGAAGGCCGGGCTCACCTGGATCGGGCCGAGCCCCGAAGCAATCGAAAAACTGGGAGACAAAGTTTCTGCCCGGCACATCGCTGAAAAAGTCGGCGCACCACTCGCAGCGGGAACACTCAATCCCGTTTCTGGGGCTGCAGAGGTTTTAGACTTTGTTGATCAGCACGGACTTCCCGTTGCGATTAAAGCCGCGTTTGGCGGTGGCGGCCGGGGCCTGAAGGTTGCGTATACACGCGACGAGGTTGAAAACCAGTTTGAATCCGCCACCCGTGAAGCCGTTGCCGCATTTGGTCGCGGTGAATGTTTTGTTGAAAAGTACTTAGAGAAACCCCGCCACGTCGAAACACAGTGCCTGGCAGATAGCCACGGCAACGTTGTAGTGGTTTCCACCCGTGACTGTTCCCTTCAGCGTCGGCACCAAAAACTTGTCGAAGAGGCACCCGCCCCCTTCCTCAGCAACGAGCAAAACGCCAAACTCTACGAGGCTTCGAAGGCGATCCTCGCGGAGGTTGGTTATGTGGGAGCGGGAACATGCGAATTCCTTGTAGCCCTGGACGGAACCGTGTCATTCCTTGAGGTCAACACCCGTCTTCAGGTCGAGCACCCCGTGTCCGAGGAGATTACGGGTATTGATCTGGTGCGCGAACAGTTCCGTATTGCTGAGGGCGGGGTGCTCGACTACGAAGACCCCGTCGCAATAGGACACTCGTTTGAGTTTCGTATCAACGGCGAAGATCCCGGCCTCGGCTTTTTGCCCGCGCCCGGACCCGTTACCCAGTTTAAAACCGGGGGCGGCCCGGGGGTTCGCCTTGATAGCGGGGTTACCGAGGGAGACGTTGTCACGGGAGCTTTTGATTCGCTTCTTGCAAAAATAATTGTGACCGGGGCCACTCGTGAGCAGGCGCTTGAGCGCGCACGTCGCGCGCTCGACGAGTTTGAGGTGGCCGGGCTCCCCACCGTGTTGCCGTTCCACCGCAAAATCGTCCGTGAGCCCGCCTTTGTCGCGGCAGACGGCAACTTCGGAGTGTACACTCTGTGGATCGAAAACGAATTCCACAACGATATCGAGCCGTGGTCGGGAGAAACCGGCCGTGTAGCGGCTGCCCCCTCACGTCAAAACGTTGTGGTTGAGGTTGCAGGTCGCCGTGTGGAGGTTACCCTTCCCACATCACTGCTACCCAACGCCGATCAGGGCCTCACCCGGGGGCCTGCACCCCGCCGCAAGACGGGCGGCTCGGTCACAACCGCAACGGGCAACTCGGTGAAAGCACCCATGCAGGCAACCATCGTGAAAACCGCGGTTGCTAACGGCGACCGGGTTGTTGCGGGAGATCTTGTGGTGGTTCTCGAGGCGATGAAGATGGAACAGCCACTCACCGCCCACCGTGACGGGGTTATTACCAATCTCTCGGCAGTCGTGGGAACAACCGTGTCGAGCGGCCACGTGCTCCTCAACATCGTTGAAGATTAG
- a CDS encoding ABC transporter ATP-binding protein → MTDSGSHGAISAVNVRKTYGKKENAFHALRGVSLSINKGERVAIVGKSGSGKSTLMHVLALLDTPDEGKIFFDAHDVTTLRTSQINKMRNKHYGFVFQQFFLNGRQSVLDNVMLPLVIGGVRPAERKQRALEALEAVGLSDKVRNRANDLSGGQKQRVVIARAIVNEPSIIFADEPTGNLDSQTGKQVEKMLFDMNRDKGITLVVVTHDHEFAAQFDRQINLVDGQIVSQGGAAA, encoded by the coding sequence GTGACAGATTCTGGTTCGCACGGCGCAATTAGCGCTGTTAACGTGCGCAAAACATACGGAAAAAAAGAGAATGCGTTTCACGCGCTTCGTGGAGTGAGTCTGAGTATCAACAAAGGCGAGCGTGTTGCTATCGTGGGTAAATCCGGCTCCGGCAAGAGTACACTTATGCATGTTCTGGCCCTGCTGGATACGCCCGACGAGGGGAAGATTTTCTTTGACGCTCATGATGTGACTACCTTGCGTACCTCACAGATTAATAAGATGCGCAATAAGCACTACGGTTTTGTGTTTCAACAGTTTTTTCTTAACGGGCGTCAGAGCGTGCTCGATAACGTTATGCTCCCGCTTGTTATTGGTGGGGTGCGACCTGCGGAGCGTAAGCAGCGGGCGCTGGAAGCGCTGGAGGCGGTTGGCCTGAGCGACAAGGTGAGGAACCGTGCTAACGACCTATCGGGAGGACAGAAACAGCGCGTTGTGATTGCTCGCGCGATTGTTAATGAGCCCAGTATTATCTTCGCCGATGAGCCGACGGGGAATCTCGATAGCCAAACCGGTAAACAGGTGGAAAAGATGCTTTTTGATATGAATAGAGACAAGGGAATCACTCTTGTAGTGGTCACCCACGATCACGAATTTGCCGCACAGTTTGACCGCCAGATCAATCTGGTTGACGGTCAAATCGTCTCGCAGGGTGGAGCCGCAGCATGA
- a CDS encoding nucleoside triphosphate pyrophosphatase — protein sequence MKFYLASTSPARLALLRSSGIEPVLLPPHVDEDAVIAKAEASLGYALNPTDYVQLLARAKAEAVLPSPHDLDAHEEDIEGLVLGGDSSFVLDGVIYGKPHTAENARKRWREQRGKTGTLYSGHWLIDYSGSRVRGETGFVTSTEVTFGSDITDSEIDAYIATGEPLNVAGAFTIDSLGAAFITKIVGEPSTVVGLSLPALRGMVRELGYTWPDLWNRV from the coding sequence GTGAAGTTTTACCTTGCCTCCACCTCTCCAGCCCGCCTTGCCCTCCTGCGATCCTCCGGCATCGAACCGGTTCTTCTTCCCCCTCACGTGGACGAGGACGCCGTTATTGCCAAGGCAGAAGCCTCCCTCGGTTATGCTCTCAACCCCACGGACTACGTTCAGCTTCTGGCGCGGGCTAAGGCCGAGGCGGTTCTCCCCTCACCGCATGACCTAGACGCTCACGAGGAAGATATTGAAGGGTTGGTGCTGGGAGGTGATTCCTCGTTTGTTCTCGACGGGGTTATCTATGGCAAGCCCCACACCGCAGAAAACGCTAGAAAGCGCTGGCGTGAGCAGCGCGGAAAAACAGGTACTCTCTACTCTGGGCACTGGTTGATCGACTACTCCGGGAGTCGTGTTCGGGGTGAAACGGGGTTTGTCACGAGCACCGAGGTCACCTTCGGTTCAGACATTACCGATTCCGAAATAGATGCATACATTGCTACGGGAGAGCCCCTCAACGTTGCGGGGGCTTTTACCATCGATAGCCTGGGTGCAGCTTTTATCACAAAAATTGTGGGTGAACCCAGCACTGTAGTGGGGCTATCCTTACCCGCGCTTCGTGGAATGGTACGTGAGCTGGGTTACACTTGGCCAGACCTGTGGAACCGAGTGTAA
- a CDS encoding PH domain-containing protein — MASVPNADTGSAEYRAANLEAALKPATAAHVRPEIVLARLRRHGRRLFLPAIVLLVVAPLAGFYGSWFREQWQQLSVLGGAALVILLLCLLPYLAWLGTTFTITTKRIIIRHGVIVRSRSEVSLGRIREVQLRSNAIQRLYRSGTIHLAVGSDSVLKLNDVPQAELVVSMLHELIERSYAAETTLPTAYPSDNHVSSTVNN; from the coding sequence ATGGCATCCGTACCGAACGCTGACACAGGGTCAGCCGAATACCGCGCCGCTAATCTTGAAGCGGCGCTTAAACCGGCGACGGCTGCCCACGTACGACCCGAAATTGTGCTGGCCCGACTGCGCCGCCACGGACGCCGCCTCTTTCTTCCCGCGATAGTACTCCTTGTGGTTGCCCCTCTGGCCGGTTTTTACGGTTCGTGGTTTCGCGAGCAGTGGCAACAGTTGAGCGTGCTCGGAGGAGCGGCCCTGGTCATCCTGCTGCTGTGCCTTCTTCCCTACCTCGCGTGGCTCGGTACAACGTTTACCATCACCACCAAGCGCATCATTATTCGTCACGGGGTTATCGTACGGTCACGCTCGGAGGTCTCACTCGGTCGGATCCGCGAGGTGCAATTGCGGTCAAACGCTATTCAGCGACTGTATCGGTCGGGAACGATCCACCTCGCGGTTGGTTCAGATTCCGTCCTGAAGCTTAACGATGTTCCACAGGCAGAGTTGGTCGTGTCGATGCTGCACGAACTCATCGAACGTTCTTACGCCGCAGAAACTACCCTCCCCACGGCCTATCCGTCTGACAACCACGTATCATCCACCGTAAATAACTGA
- a CDS encoding TRAM domain-containing protein — MSENTRPRNTADLSVGEEIELDITGVAHGGIFIARHGGRVVFVTDAIPGERVRVRVTEARKKSFVRASVIEVLSGSPHRRDHVWGSASIALDPAHRAGGAEFGHIALDEQRHLLGTVVSDSLKRFAGIERSAVIEAAPGDDEHNGLGWRTRMRVHSDGRGSVGPYVSRTHTVVSVPDYPLARPGAERVALELGSSIGDARSFDVAAPSLSAPYSIGVEGTKRSSRGSGARIRESVGSREFEVSRSGFWQVHREAPRVLTAAVQDAISPALFDPAADNLDLYGGVGLLAAAVLDGFEGVRITTVESDSIATECAVSNLRDAPGATAITARVDRFLAERARAATRVDHSRLRAATVVLDPPRAGAGAGVSESLLRMQPAQIVYVACDPVAFARDAKTFVEGGYTLTGIRGFDLFPHTHHVEVVASLVRNDLLGFANVPKDGRG, encoded by the coding sequence GTGAGTGAAAATACTAGACCTCGGAACACGGCGGATCTCAGCGTGGGTGAGGAGATTGAGCTTGACATTACCGGGGTTGCCCACGGTGGGATATTTATTGCGCGCCATGGGGGGCGCGTGGTCTTTGTCACCGACGCTATCCCCGGGGAGCGGGTGCGGGTGCGGGTGACGGAGGCGCGCAAAAAAAGTTTTGTCAGGGCATCCGTTATTGAGGTTCTGAGCGGGTCGCCGCACCGCCGCGATCACGTGTGGGGTTCCGCCAGTATTGCGCTCGACCCTGCGCATCGTGCGGGTGGGGCGGAGTTTGGTCACATCGCCCTTGATGAGCAGCGCCACCTTTTGGGAACGGTGGTGAGCGATTCCCTCAAACGTTTTGCGGGGATTGAGCGGAGCGCCGTGATCGAGGCGGCTCCCGGTGATGACGAGCATAACGGGCTTGGATGGCGTACCCGCATGCGAGTGCACTCCGATGGTCGGGGAAGTGTGGGGCCGTATGTGTCTCGTACGCATACTGTCGTTTCTGTTCCCGACTATCCCTTGGCGCGTCCGGGCGCTGAGAGGGTTGCGCTCGAGTTGGGGTCTTCTATAGGGGACGCACGCTCATTTGATGTGGCAGCCCCCAGCCTTTCCGCGCCGTATTCCATTGGAGTAGAAGGGACAAAACGAAGCTCACGCGGGAGCGGGGCGCGGATTCGGGAGAGCGTGGGGTCACGCGAGTTCGAGGTTTCGCGATCGGGATTTTGGCAGGTGCATCGTGAGGCTCCGCGAGTTCTCACTGCTGCCGTGCAAGACGCAATCAGCCCGGCTCTTTTTGATCCCGCAGCGGATAACTTGGACCTTTACGGGGGCGTGGGGCTTCTTGCCGCTGCCGTTCTCGACGGCTTTGAGGGGGTGCGCATCACCACCGTCGAGTCAGACTCGATCGCCACGGAGTGCGCGGTAAGCAACCTGCGCGATGCTCCCGGGGCAACCGCTATTACGGCCCGTGTTGACCGTTTTTTAGCCGAGAGAGCGCGCGCGGCCACCCGAGTCGACCACTCCCGTCTCCGTGCCGCCACGGTTGTACTCGACCCACCGCGCGCCGGTGCCGGAGCCGGTGTGAGTGAGTCCCTGCTGCGGATGCAACCCGCGCAGATAGTTTATGTGGCCTGTGACCCCGTGGCCTTTGCGCGTGATGCTAAGACCTTTGTCGAGGGCGGATACACGCTTACGGGGATACGGGGTTTTGATCTTTTTCCACACACGCATCACGTGGAGGTGGTGGCCTCGCTGGTTCGTAACGACCTACTCGGTTTCGCGAATGTCCCCAAAGACGGCCGCGGCTGA
- a CDS encoding Fur family transcriptional regulator, translating to MLSAETTVTHPRNADWANELRRVGLRATSQRIAVLTFIDHNPHSNVETIYRGVLHTLSTVSLQAIHGITKDLTTAGIVRRVDLADSSSAQYETRTKDNHHHVQCVSCGRVEDIDCVVGHAPCLVPSSSHGMTIIETDLTFRGLCATCERKDND from the coding sequence ATGCTCAGTGCTGAAACCACAGTTACTCATCCTCGAAATGCCGATTGGGCAAACGAATTGCGCCGGGTGGGCCTGCGCGCAACAAGTCAACGAATAGCCGTCCTTACGTTTATTGATCACAACCCGCACTCAAACGTCGAGACCATTTATCGCGGTGTTCTCCACACACTCAGTACGGTTTCGCTTCAGGCAATTCACGGGATTACCAAGGATCTCACGACCGCGGGAATCGTGAGGAGAGTAGACCTAGCCGATTCCAGTAGCGCCCAATACGAAACCCGTACAAAAGATAACCACCACCATGTCCAGTGCGTGAGCTGCGGCCGGGTGGAGGACATCGACTGTGTTGTGGGGCACGCACCGTGCCTCGTCCCTTCAAGTTCTCACGGCATGACAATTATCGAAACAGACCTTACGTTCCGAGGTCTGTGCGCTACCTGCGAAAGGAAAGACAATGACTAA
- a CDS encoding catalase yields the protein MTKHTTTNTGAAVASDEFSRTVGPNGPVVLHDHYLVEKLAQFNRERVPERVVHAKGGGAFGTLTVTEDLSAYTRASLFQKGTKTELLQRFSSVAGELGSPDTWRDVRGFALKFYTEEGVYDIVGNNTPIFFIRDGIKFPDFIRSQKRLPHTNLRDADMQWDFWTLSPESAHQVTYLMGDRGLPTSWREMNGYGSHTYQWINAAGERFWVKYHFHSNQGVKNIGNAEAQQLVGEDTDFYLRDLYDNIEAGNFPSWRVSVQIMPYEEAKTYRFNPFDLTKIWPHSDYPLIPVGEYELNRNPKNYHGEIEQAAFAPSHLVPGIEASPDKMLLARIFSYADAHRYRIGTNYNELPVNRPTSEVNSYSKNGSMRHFYTGGETPVYAPNSANGPAADPHKAAEGVGWESDGDLVRSAYTLRSDDDDFGQAGTLVREVFDDAQRERLTETLVGQYNSLTRDEVKKRFLWYWTEVDRNLGARITAQVSA from the coding sequence ATGACTAAACACACCACCACCAACACGGGTGCGGCCGTCGCCTCCGACGAGTTCTCACGCACGGTCGGCCCCAACGGCCCCGTGGTACTGCACGACCACTACCTAGTTGAGAAGCTGGCCCAGTTTAACCGCGAGCGCGTACCCGAGCGTGTTGTCCACGCAAAGGGGGGCGGCGCATTCGGAACCCTGACCGTCACTGAGGATCTGAGTGCATACACCCGCGCAAGCCTCTTTCAAAAGGGCACCAAGACGGAATTGCTCCAGCGTTTCTCCTCGGTTGCCGGAGAACTAGGATCCCCCGACACCTGGCGCGACGTTCGCGGCTTTGCCCTGAAATTTTACACGGAGGAGGGCGTCTACGACATCGTGGGAAACAATACCCCGATCTTCTTCATTCGTGACGGCATCAAATTCCCCGACTTCATTCGCTCGCAGAAGCGCCTACCCCACACCAATCTGCGTGACGCGGATATGCAGTGGGACTTCTGGACCCTTTCACCCGAATCGGCCCATCAGGTAACCTATCTCATGGGAGACCGGGGTCTGCCCACGAGTTGGCGCGAGATGAACGGATACGGTTCACACACCTACCAGTGGATCAACGCGGCCGGCGAGCGCTTCTGGGTCAAGTACCACTTCCACTCCAATCAGGGCGTGAAGAACATTGGTAATGCCGAAGCACAACAGCTTGTGGGAGAGGACACCGACTTCTATCTGCGAGACCTCTACGACAATATCGAGGCCGGAAACTTCCCCTCTTGGCGTGTCTCGGTGCAGATTATGCCCTACGAAGAGGCAAAGACCTACCGTTTTAACCCGTTCGACCTCACAAAGATCTGGCCCCACTCAGACTACCCGTTGATTCCGGTTGGTGAGTACGAGCTCAATCGCAATCCCAAAAACTACCACGGCGAGATCGAGCAGGCCGCCTTTGCCCCGTCACACCTCGTGCCCGGTATTGAGGCGAGCCCCGATAAGATGCTACTCGCCCGCATATTCTCATACGCGGACGCACACCGCTACCGCATCGGCACCAACTACAACGAGTTGCCGGTGAACCGTCCCACCAGCGAGGTTAACTCGTACTCCAAAAACGGCTCGATGCGTCATTTCTACACCGGTGGAGAAACTCCGGTCTACGCGCCCAACTCAGCCAACGGCCCCGCCGCGGACCCGCACAAGGCTGCCGAGGGTGTGGGCTGGGAAAGTGATGGAGATCTTGTGCGATCCGCATATACCCTCCGCTCCGATGACGACGACTTTGGGCAGGCGGGAACACTGGTGCGCGAGGTCTTTGACGATGCACAGCGGGAACGTCTCACGGAGACCCTCGTCGGTCAGTACAACAGCCTCACCCGCGATGAAGTTAAGAAACGCTTCCTCTGGTACTGGACCGAGGTCGACCGGAACCTGGGTGCTCGCATCACCGCCCAGGTAAGCGCATAG
- a CDS encoding biotin--[acetyl-CoA-carboxylase] ligase — protein MELPLSRIVTPQLLWLERVGSTNAHLSHLNKIDVIPDKSVVATDNQVSGRGRLDRSWVTPPHTSLAVSALRCRIAPSLRSLVPLVTGSALAATLRPLVPRSQVSVKWPNDVQIDGLKVAGILCEVGPNDTIIIGTGINLTMSAEELPTATATSLRLQGARSVDIDTILAHYLTELFARTDALLSEREDTDSPPQQTLVTLRQDSATLGQHVIVHLPDGRKPVGLARDIDNTGRLVVEVSGESSPLIVSAGDVVHLRAVDNH, from the coding sequence ATGGAGCTTCCTCTCAGCAGAATAGTCACCCCACAACTCCTCTGGCTCGAACGCGTCGGATCAACCAACGCCCATCTTTCGCACCTCAACAAAATCGACGTCATCCCCGACAAGAGCGTTGTGGCTACGGATAATCAGGTATCGGGGCGAGGGCGCTTAGACAGGTCGTGGGTTACACCACCCCACACAAGCCTTGCGGTCTCTGCACTCAGATGCCGGATCGCCCCCTCACTGCGCAGCCTGGTTCCCCTCGTCACCGGAAGCGCGTTAGCCGCAACGCTACGCCCTCTCGTTCCTCGGTCACAGGTCTCCGTCAAGTGGCCAAACGATGTACAGATAGACGGATTGAAGGTCGCGGGGATCCTGTGCGAAGTCGGACCAAACGACACAATCATCATCGGGACAGGGATTAATCTCACGATGTCCGCCGAAGAGTTACCCACGGCCACAGCGACCTCTCTGCGACTGCAGGGCGCGCGCTCGGTTGATATTGACACGATACTCGCACACTACCTCACCGAGCTTTTTGCCCGCACCGATGCCCTCCTGAGCGAACGGGAAGACACAGACAGTCCGCCGCAACAAACTCTCGTCACACTCCGCCAAGACTCCGCAACCCTGGGGCAACACGTAATAGTTCACCTGCCCGACGGCAGGAAACCAGTGGGGCTTGCACGGGACATTGACAACACTGGACGTCTTGTGGTTGAGGTAAGTGGGGAGTCCTCTCCTCTGATCGTCTCCGCGGGTGATGTTGTGCATTTACGCGCTGTAGACAATCACTAG